The stretch of DNA CCTTCCAAAGTTATTTCATTGATTTTAGGGAATACCTTTGGCTCAATATTATCAGAAATAGTCTTGGAGATTTCTCTAATTGTATTCTCAGTAACTGTTTGTCCAACTACTTCACCATTATTTTTGATTCCAAAATACAGTTCCCCTTTCTGATGTTTGTTGAGAATAGAAACTATCGAGATAATTGCTTCTTTCAATTCTGATGTTGATTTCTTCAACTCTAACGTTTCAGATTCTTTCATTTCAACCTCTTTTCAGTGTATTTTTTATAATAATCCTGCTAATTTAGTTATATCTTTATTTGCAACATGAGTATAGATCTGTGTTGTTTTTAAGTCTTTATGTCCAAGCAATGCTTGAATATATCTTATGTCTGTTCCTGCTTCTAATAAATGAGTTGCAAAAGAATGGCGTAATGTATGCGGTGTAACATTCTTATTTATTTTTGCATTTTTAGCATTCTTAGTGACTATTAATTGGATGCTTCTTTTGTTATATTTATTGCCTTGCTGAGAATTGAAAATTAAGCCTTGCTCTTTAATTCCATATATCTTGATTATTTCCTTAAGCTTATTATGCAAAAAAATAACTCTTTCTTTGTCTCCTTTTGCAGTTTTCAAATGAATAATTTCACGTTGAAAATCTACATCATTCCATTGGAGATTCCTCACTTCATCAAGACGTAACCCTGCATAGTATAAAAACATCAAAACAAGCTTATGTTTAAGATTCTTTTCTTGTTCAATCATTTTCTGAACTTCTTGTTTGCTAAGAACAGTAGGTAATTTCAGTTTATTTTTAGCTAAAGGCAGATTTTCTTTAAAGGTTTCATGAAGAACATTCCGATAAAAGAATTGCAAAGCAAAATAAGCGCTTCTCATGGTTGATCTACTTTTATCAATTTGAGAAAGAAGAAACTCCCTTGGAGTGTTACCTGATTTTAAATAATTTCCAACAATAATCAAATAAACCTTTGCTGTTTGAGAAGAATACCCTCTTAATTTAATTTCCTCACTAAGTTTTGCAAGCAATTGTTGTTGTTCAAGTGATACATCCATTACTATTCTACTGTCAAAGGTTATTTATAAGAATTTCGCTTTATATGCTGATATATCTATTAAGCGTAATTAAAACTACGCTTAATAGGTGAAGAACGAACCAACTTGCCAGCTTTTAGAGTCTATAAACCGTAAATTCGATTTTTGTCATGGCAAATCAAGGCAAGTAATATCATAAACGTTGCTTACTTGCCGATATTACGTAATATGTGCTAACTGCTATTTAAGCTCTTCCATCTTTTGATGAGAATTACTTGCTTTTGAAGAATTGCTGCTGTAGAGCAATAAACTGATTGGATTATTGGGTTATCTTCGATCTTATCTCTATCTTAAATTGTAACTAAATGATTCGAAAAGTATTTAATGATGAACTATTTTACTTAGTGTATGAATTGGAAAGCTACACTTCAAATTACCAAAACAAAAATAGTTGTTTTTATTATTTTAGAGTTAATTACACAAATTCTTATCTTAACATCATTTTTTTTTGTTTCCAAACCAAGAATCTATTGTATACAAGCACCATGCCCTGAGATGTATCAAACACCTATCTGGCAATTATGGCTTATTGAAACATTGTTATCAACTGCCCTAATTATAGTTTTGATATATTTCATTAGTTTTTTATACAATTTATTTAGGAAAACATGAATTGTTTATGAATATTCAAAGCAATTTCACGAATTCTTGAGGATGAATTGTCTTAATTCCTTGAAATTCAGCAATGCTTAGGATATGTTTCTTATCTTGACTAATAATATATGCTGCATTTCCAGCTAAAGCAGCTTCAAAAAATTTATTGTCTTTAGGATCATTTTTAACAATGTCAAGTGTTTCAGTTGGAACTACAATTACAGCATTTTCAATTATCATCTTTTGCCATTCTTGAATCATCTTATCAGACATTTTAATCTTAAAGTCTTTTAGGGTTTCAACTAATTCTTCAACAATTTCAGTAGAACTCACCATAAGTATTTTACCATTTCTCCATGCATCAATAATTTGAGAAGAATAATTTCCTTCCCAGAATATTCCAGAAATGAAAATATTAGTATCTAAAACAACTCTTATCATTTTAAACGAACTCGTTTTATTGCTTCATCTATATCATTTGGTTTGATTTTTTTCATCTTAGTAAATTCTCTTGTTTTCTTTAATAGTTTATCAAACCCTTTGAATGATGGCATTTCTAATTTTTTCAGCACAATAGTATCATCTTCCCCAATAACAATAAATCTTTCTCCTTCATAAAGACTAAGTCTATCTCTGATTCCTTGTGGAATAACAATTTGCCCTCTTGAACTGAGACTTGTAACTTCAAATGTTCCCATGATTATAACCTCCATGTAAGTATATCTTATTGATAAGATCATCTTATTTATATACTTTTCGATAAGATTATTAAACGCTGACTACTTGCTCTTCTTAGAAAACTAAAGATTATATTAAAAGTGCCATTAACAAAAGATACGAAAGTGCTACGGATTACGACTCTTGAGAAAGCAAATAAAGTTCGTTTTTTCGGTGTTAAATGCAATTTTTGAATTACTTAAACGACGAGGGGGATTTTCGACGACGGAATATGGCACACTCTCATTGTGCTACGCACTTTATGTTTTAATAGAAGGAATCT from Candidatus Woesearchaeota archaeon encodes:
- a CDS encoding tyrosine-type recombinase/integrase codes for the protein MDVSLEQQQLLAKLSEEIKLRGYSSQTAKVYLIIVGNYLKSGNTPREFLLSQIDKSRSTMRSAYFALQFFYRNVLHETFKENLPLAKNKLKLPTVLSKQEVQKMIEQEKNLKHKLVLMFLYYAGLRLDEVRNLQWNDVDFQREIIHLKTAKGDKERVIFLHNKLKEIIKIYGIKEQGLIFNSQQGNKYNKRSIQLIVTKNAKNAKINKNVTPHTLRHSFATHLLEAGTDIRYIQALLGHKDLKTTQIYTHVANKDITKLAGLL
- a CDS encoding putative toxin-antitoxin system toxin component, PIN family, with the translated sequence MIRVVLDTNIFISGIFWEGNYSSQIIDAWRNGKILMVSSTEIVEELVETLKDFKIKMSDKMIQEWQKMIIENAVIVVPTETLDIVKNDPKDNKFFEAALAGNAAYIISQDKKHILSIAEFQGIKTIHPQEFVKLL
- a CDS encoding AbrB/MazE/SpoVT family DNA-binding domain-containing protein, which produces MGTFEVTSLSSRGQIVIPQGIRDRLSLYEGERFIVIGEDDTIVLKKLEMPSFKGFDKLLKKTREFTKMKKIKPNDIDEAIKRVRLK